Proteins from one Mycolicibacter virginiensis genomic window:
- the purD gene encoding phosphoribosylamine--glycine ligase yields MRVLVIGSGAREHALLLALRNDPKVDHLVIAPGNAGTAAVAEQRDIDITSASAVTALARDVEADLVVIGPEVPLVLGVADAVRAAGIACFGPSQDAARIEGSKAFAKDVMAAAGVRTARSEIVDSPADLDAALTRFGPDAGEAAWVVKDDGLAAGKGVVVTADRAAARAHAAGLLDSGHPVLLESFLDGPELSLFCIVDGATVVPLLPAQDFKRVGDGDSGPNTGGMGAYAPLPWLSREAAAGIVTDVVEPVAAELLRRGSRFTGLLYAGLAMTSTGPAVVEFNCRFGDPETQAVLALLESPLGQLLHAAATGGLSEFGVLRWRDAAAVTVVLAAENYPGRPRVGDVIVGAEGDGVLHAGTARRDDGAVVSSGGRVLSVVGVGDDLNAARADAYRILDSIRLPGSHFRSDIGAAAAEGKIQI; encoded by the coding sequence ATGCGCGTCCTGGTGATCGGTTCCGGCGCCCGGGAACATGCGTTACTCCTAGCCCTTCGCAATGACCCCAAGGTCGATCACCTGGTGATCGCCCCCGGCAACGCCGGTACTGCGGCGGTGGCGGAGCAACGAGACATCGACATCACCTCGGCGTCGGCGGTCACCGCCTTGGCCCGCGACGTCGAGGCCGACCTTGTGGTGATCGGGCCAGAGGTGCCGTTGGTCTTGGGTGTGGCAGATGCGGTGCGTGCCGCCGGGATCGCCTGCTTCGGGCCGTCGCAGGATGCCGCCCGCATCGAAGGCTCCAAGGCGTTCGCCAAGGACGTGATGGCCGCCGCCGGCGTGCGTACCGCCCGCTCGGAGATCGTCGACAGCCCCGCTGACCTGGACGCCGCCCTGACCCGGTTCGGTCCCGATGCCGGGGAGGCGGCCTGGGTGGTCAAGGACGACGGGCTGGCCGCCGGCAAGGGTGTCGTCGTCACGGCGGATCGGGCTGCCGCCCGGGCGCATGCCGCCGGCCTGCTCGACAGCGGGCATCCAGTGCTACTGGAATCCTTCCTGGACGGCCCCGAACTGTCCCTGTTCTGCATCGTCGACGGCGCCACCGTGGTGCCGCTGCTGCCGGCACAGGACTTCAAGCGGGTCGGCGACGGCGACAGCGGGCCCAACACCGGTGGCATGGGCGCCTACGCACCGTTGCCGTGGTTGTCTCGCGAGGCTGCGGCCGGCATTGTCACCGACGTCGTCGAGCCCGTCGCGGCCGAACTCCTCCGGCGCGGCAGCCGCTTCACCGGATTGCTGTACGCCGGTCTGGCGATGACGTCGACCGGGCCGGCAGTGGTCGAATTCAATTGCCGCTTCGGCGATCCGGAGACCCAAGCGGTGCTGGCACTGCTGGAGTCGCCGCTCGGGCAGTTGCTGCATGCCGCCGCTACCGGCGGGCTGAGTGAGTTCGGGGTGTTGCGCTGGCGGGATGCGGCGGCAGTGACCGTGGTGCTGGCAGCGGAGAACTACCCCGGCCGGCCGCGTGTCGGAGACGTGATTGTGGGCGCCGAGGGCGACGGGGTGTTGCACGCCGGTACCGCACGCCGTGACGATGGGGCGGTGGTGTCCTCCGGCGGGCGGGTGCTGTCGGTGGTGGGCGTCGGAGACGACCTGAATGCCGCGCGTGCCGACGCCTACCGGATCCTCGACTCAATTCGCTTGCCGGGAA
- a CDS encoding PE family protein — protein MTRQHNSKALGRSMGQQVCGDVLRSSGRRVVGASSVVAAFLAFGAGSVPVASADGFDFLDPVFWSELSDPGSVLWSGWADPGAADAGGFLFEAFEQFDVAVASFYHDDLYLPLYNLTQDFIAGNQQFLDLINQPFVDLFGRELIGNGVDGFAGANDSLLGSSGWFGNLGDGGFLFGDGGAGAAGVAGIAGGVGGAGGAAGLFGNGGTGGVGADGGDGGAGGAGGWLFGDGGTGGAGGASLDVLVAGGNGGAGGDVISLFGFGGTGGAGGAGAAGTTGVAGVDGVLGALNGTAGAEGLTGGLGGNGGAGGAAGFVLGIGGVGGAGGAGGTGGTGGAGGAGAISLDALGGNGGVGGLGGDGGAGGRGGVGGVGGHFGAAGNGGVGGNAGLAGDGGAGGLGGDGALGGGNGGDGGAGGQVGTIAGAGGAAGEKFMSWMWGNAGRPGADGLVPAGVSGHGGVGGNGGHGTGVLANGEGASGGNAGAGGDGGAHGNGATGGVGGNGFTGLAGADASTAGGSGISGGNGGHGGNGGAGGSGGAVAGNAGNGGAGGKGAAGGGGGSGADGATGSFANGGDGTGSAGGDAGSGGAGGNGGAGGAAGTAAHGTAGSAGAGGAAGDGGNAGTAGAGGAGAAGSAEHPDAGDGGAGGKGGDFGAGGIGGTNGDGTGTGADGLDGAGSTGGNGGAGGNGFLGTNGVAEAINGTAGGHGGAGGDGGVGGVLADGSQAAQGVGGAGGDGGAGGNGFNGVNGAVPGGDGTHAGDGGTGGNGGAGGHGSIDGAHGVGGLGGNGGNGGHGADGGDGANGDAEHAGGFAGQDGGHGGNAGKGGAGGDSGGGSASASGADGVAGIGGHGGRGGTGLDGVNGTVENPDGTAGAAGGAGGNGGQGGLEADGTTQAATGNGGAGGAGGRGGNGLNGANGDDPGSEGTRGGNGGAGGAGGAGGTGTIEGAHGAGGVGGNAGNGGNGANGANGANGTTEHTAGYAGQDGGAGGNAGIGGAGGDSGGGTTAANGSDGAAGKGGAGGLGGTGLDGLNGNAQNPDGTAGGAGGAGGNGGAGGLQADGVTTAEQGAGGAGGAGGRGGSGFNGHNGATPGADGTRGGNGGAGGAGGLGGTGSSTGAHGVGGVGGNAGNGGAGADGANGANGDANHTSGYAGQDGGKGGNAGTGGTGGDSGNGTTAAHGSDGTAGVGGNGGTGGRGADGVDGTNGAIDGTAGGNGGAGGNGGQGGLSADGVSRAADGDGGNGGVGGAGGHGANGGVGASGGAGSEGAAGVAGSINGGAGGDGGDGTAGTRGGNGGAGGSGGVAGTGANSGVAGVGGVGGNAGSGGNGGDGGAGGRGGSGFEQSGAGLDGGNGGAGGAGGDGGAGGVAGTAGAGGVGGDGTRAADGAAGSDGLAGLGGVGGNAGSGADGTDGAAGRDGLSDGNTSVDGEAGGAGGAGGDAGVGGVGGSGRGGQAAAGSDGTAGVGGNGGTGGRGADGVDGTQATAPGGNGGAGTNGGNGGNGGAAGAGGRNADGSASGFDGTQGNGGNGGDGGDGGNGYQGLNAVNLGDNGQEGGRGGAAGAGGHGGTGAVGGAGGNGGNGGQGGNGGDGRDGYDAAGDANAEAGAHGGNAGDGGNGGAGGAGGHGGNGGASTAVGGVAGANGSGGNGGHGGGAGTPGDGGDGKTGDAAHLAGGKGGNGGNAGAAGAGGERGAAGTGGSAGTGTAGQEGLAGSGVTDVVGNGGNGGNGYDAGSDDHAAASTNGGNGGAGGNGGDRGNGGNGGHGGDGTAGAQGADAQNPGASGNAGGAGGSGGQGGAGGASGTQAGNAGSGGNGGHGASGGAGGKGNDGATGSFANGGTGNGGNGGNGGSGGQGGNGGDGGAAGALNNGSGNAGAQGTGGNAGSGGNGANPGDGGNGASGIATHTTGGNGGNGGNVGHGGAAGTAGVGSNGSGQAGTSGSAPSGVIVGNGGDGGAGYTPAPPATAGQTAANGGAGGNGGNGGDHGNGGTGGTGGNGADGADATSMQSGGGRGGNGGNGGTGGKGGLGGSVMGSDGEVGDGGNGGAGGAGATGEFGVNNGYGGTGGTGGNGGNAGGVAGQVGNGGTGGTGGDGADGVRGYNGGTGAQGGNGGTGGVAGTVGHGGVAGNGGDGGAGGTGAAGSVTYDNGQGGRGGTGGLGGNAGNGTGTAGNGGVGGDGGAGAHGQVGYNNGYGGNGGSGGTGGLAGTVGSAGQVGNGGTGGAGGDGADGQVGYNNGYGGNGGNGGSGGSAANSTGQAGAGGNGGNGGHGHDGQLGYNNGYGGNGGNGGNGGQNGSVGTAGPIVSSGGNAGDGGNGADSTSTANNSYGGNGGSGGNGGNAGAATGQAGSGGNGGTGGNGRAGRIDANNGYGGNGGRGGNGGNAGSIGTGGIGGNGAYGGDGGAGADGDIYRNNGTGGIGGAGGAGGDAGTSSPDALDGRSATTQGSQNGDGGNGGVGGNGANGVSGVNGGSPGVGGAGGTAGAAGTGGSGGQAGSGGQAGASGAPA, from the coding sequence GTGACTCGTCAGCACAACAGCAAGGCCCTTGGCCGTTCGATGGGCCAGCAGGTGTGCGGCGATGTTCTTCGTTCGTCTGGTCGGCGTGTGGTGGGTGCGTCGAGTGTTGTGGCGGCGTTTCTGGCGTTTGGGGCAGGGTCGGTGCCGGTGGCGTCGGCGGATGGTTTTGATTTCTTGGATCCGGTGTTTTGGTCGGAGTTGTCGGATCCGGGTTCGGTGTTGTGGTCGGGGTGGGCCGATCCGGGGGCGGCGGATGCGGGCGGCTTCTTGTTTGAGGCGTTTGAGCAGTTCGATGTGGCGGTGGCGTCGTTCTATCACGATGACTTGTATCTGCCGTTGTACAACCTGACGCAGGACTTTATTGCTGGTAACCAGCAGTTTTTGGACTTGATCAATCAGCCTTTTGTGGACTTGTTCGGTCGGGAGTTGATCGGTAACGGTGTTGATGGCTTCGCCGGGGCCAATGATTCGTTGTTGGGGTCGTCGGGGTGGTTCGGCAACCTTGGTGATGGCGGGTTTTTGTTTGGTGATGGTGGTGCTGGTGCTGCGGGGGTGGCTGGGATCGCTGGCGGGGTGGGGGGTGCCGGTGGTGCTGCGGGCTTGTTCGGCAATGGCGGCACTGGTGGTGTGGGTGCCGATGGTGGCGATGGTGGCGCTGGGGGTGCGGGGGGTTGGTTGTTCGGTGATGGCGGCACCGGCGGTGCGGGTGGGGCGTCACTGGATGTGTTGGTTGCTGGCGGTAATGGTGGTGCCGGCGGTGATGTGATCAGCCTGTTCGGGTTTGGTGGCACTGGTGGTGCTGGGGGTGCGGGCGCGGCGGGCACGACCGGTGTGGCCGGGGTTGATGGGGTGCTGGGTGCCCTTAATGGCACTGCGGGCGCCGAGGGCCTCACTGGTGGCCTGGGTGGCAATGGTGGCGCGGGCGGTGCGGCCGGCTTCGTCCTCGGTATCGGCGGCGTGGGTGGGGCCGGTGGCGCCGGGGGCACCGGGGGCACCGGTGGTGCTGGTGGCGCCGGCGCGATCAGCCTCGATGCTCTGGGCGGCAATGGTGGTGTCGGTGGGCTGGGTGGCGATGGTGGCGCCGGCGGCCGTGGCGGTGTTGGTGGTGTGGGTGGGCACTTCGGTGCGGCCGGCAATGGTGGGGTCGGCGGTAACGCGGGCCTGGCCGGTGATGGTGGCGCCGGTGGCCTTGGTGGTGACGGTGCCCTTGGTGGCGGTAATGGTGGCGATGGTGGCGCGGGTGGGCAGGTCGGCACGATCGCCGGTGCTGGTGGTGCTGCCGGTGAGAAGTTCATGTCCTGGATGTGGGGCAACGCGGGCCGTCCGGGTGCTGATGGCCTGGTTCCGGCAGGGGTCAGTGGCCATGGTGGGGTCGGCGGTAACGGCGGTCACGGTACCGGGGTGTTGGCTAATGGTGAGGGCGCATCCGGGGGCAATGCCGGTGCCGGTGGTGATGGTGGTGCGCACGGCAACGGCGCCACTGGTGGTGTGGGCGGTAATGGCTTCACCGGTCTTGCTGGTGCTGATGCCAGCACGGCGGGTGGCTCGGGGATCTCCGGTGGCAATGGTGGCCATGGCGGCAATGGTGGTGCCGGCGGCTCCGGTGGTGCGGTGGCCGGTAACGCCGGCAACGGTGGTGCTGGGGGTAAGGGCGCGGCCGGGGGAGGCGGGGGCTCCGGCGCTGATGGCGCCACCGGTTCGTTCGCTAATGGCGGTGATGGCACGGGTAGTGCCGGTGGTGACGCCGGTAGTGGTGGGGCCGGCGGTAATGGTGGTGCCGGGGGTGCGGCCGGTACTGCGGCGCATGGCACCGCCGGTAGCGCGGGTGCGGGCGGGGCGGCTGGTGATGGTGGCAACGCCGGGACCGCGGGTGCCGGTGGTGCGGGTGCGGCCGGCAGCGCCGAGCACCCGGATGCCGGTGATGGTGGTGCCGGCGGCAAGGGTGGGGACTTCGGTGCCGGCGGCATCGGCGGCACCAACGGTGACGGCACCGGCACGGGTGCTGACGGGCTCGATGGTGCGGGCAGTACCGGCGGCAATGGTGGTGCCGGTGGTAACGGTTTCTTGGGCACTAATGGTGTCGCCGAGGCTATTAATGGCACTGCGGGTGGCCACGGTGGTGCCGGTGGTGATGGTGGTGTCGGGGGTGTGCTCGCGGATGGGTCGCAGGCCGCCCAAGGTGTGGGTGGTGCTGGTGGTGATGGTGGCGCCGGCGGTAATGGGTTCAACGGTGTCAACGGTGCGGTCCCGGGTGGGGACGGCACCCATGCGGGTGATGGGGGTACCGGCGGCAACGGCGGTGCCGGTGGGCACGGCTCGATCGACGGTGCTCACGGTGTCGGTGGCCTGGGCGGCAATGGTGGTAATGGTGGTCACGGTGCTGATGGTGGCGACGGCGCCAACGGTGATGCCGAGCATGCGGGCGGGTTCGCCGGCCAAGACGGCGGCCATGGTGGCAACGCCGGCAAAGGTGGTGCCGGCGGTGACAGTGGTGGTGGCAGCGCCTCGGCCAGTGGTGCTGATGGGGTCGCCGGGATTGGTGGTCACGGTGGCCGCGGTGGTACGGGTCTTGATGGGGTCAATGGCACCGTCGAGAACCCTGATGGCACGGCCGGCGCCGCCGGTGGCGCCGGCGGAAACGGCGGCCAGGGCGGCCTAGAGGCCGACGGCACCACGCAAGCCGCGACCGGTAATGGTGGTGCCGGTGGCGCCGGTGGCCGCGGCGGTAACGGCCTCAACGGCGCTAACGGTGATGACCCGGGCTCTGAGGGCACCCGTGGTGGCAATGGCGGTGCTGGTGGTGCCGGCGGTGCCGGGGGTACCGGCACGATCGAGGGTGCTCACGGTGCTGGCGGGGTCGGTGGTAACGCCGGCAATGGTGGCAACGGCGCTAACGGGGCCAACGGCGCGAACGGCACCACCGAGCACACGGCCGGGTATGCCGGGCAAGACGGTGGCGCCGGCGGCAACGCCGGTATCGGTGGTGCCGGTGGTGACAGTGGTGGCGGCACCACCGCCGCCAACGGCAGTGACGGTGCCGCCGGGAAGGGCGGTGCCGGGGGCCTGGGTGGTACCGGCCTCGATGGTCTCAACGGCAACGCCCAAAACCCTGATGGGACTGCTGGTGGTGCCGGCGGCGCCGGCGGCAACGGTGGCGCGGGTGGCTTGCAAGCTGACGGTGTGACCACGGCCGAGCAGGGTGCTGGCGGTGCTGGTGGTGCTGGTGGCCGTGGGGGCAGTGGCTTCAACGGCCATAATGGGGCCACCCCGGGTGCCGATGGCACCCGCGGTGGCAATGGTGGTGCTGGTGGTGCCGGTGGACTCGGCGGCACCGGTAGCTCCACCGGCGCCCACGGTGTTGGTGGTGTCGGTGGCAACGCCGGCAATGGTGGTGCCGGCGCTGATGGTGCTAACGGCGCCAACGGCGACGCCAACCACACCAGCGGATATGCCGGACAAGACGGCGGCAAGGGCGGCAACGCCGGCACCGGCGGTACCGGCGGCGACAGTGGTAACGGCACCACCGCCGCCCACGGCAGCGACGGCACCGCCGGTGTTGGCGGCAACGGCGGCACTGGTGGTCGGGGTGCTGACGGTGTTGACGGCACCAACGGCGCAATCGATGGCACTGCCGGGGGCAATGGTGGTGCTGGTGGCAATGGTGGTCAGGGTGGTCTGAGCGCGGATGGGGTTAGCCGCGCTGCTGATGGTGATGGCGGCAATGGTGGTGTCGGTGGTGCCGGCGGTCATGGCGCTAATGGTGGGGTCGGCGCCAGTGGTGGTGCTGGTTCTGAGGGTGCTGCGGGTGTGGCGGGTTCGATCAACGGTGGTGCCGGGGGCGACGGTGGCGATGGCACTGCTGGTACGCGTGGTGGCAATGGTGGTGCGGGCGGTTCTGGTGGTGTTGCCGGTACTGGTGCCAACAGTGGTGTTGCCGGTGTTGGTGGCGTGGGTGGTAACGCGGGCAGTGGTGGCAACGGTGGCGATGGTGGTGCCGGTGGTCGCGGGGGTAGTGGGTTTGAGCAGTCCGGTGCTGGTCTTGATGGCGGCAATGGTGGCGCTGGTGGTGCTGGTGGCGATGGTGGTGCCGGTGGTGTGGCGGGCACTGCGGGCGCTGGTGGTGTTGGTGGTGATGGCACGCGGGCTGCTGATGGTGCGGCCGGCAGTGATGGTTTGGCGGGCCTGGGTGGTGTTGGTGGTAACGCCGGCAGTGGTGCGGATGGCACCGATGGGGCGGCGGGCCGTGATGGTCTAAGTGATGGCAACACTTCGGTTGATGGTGAGGCCGGTGGCGCGGGTGGCGCTGGTGGCGATGCCGGTGTTGGTGGCGTAGGTGGCTCGGGTCGGGGCGGCCAGGCCGCTGCCGGCAGTGACGGCACCGCCGGTGTTGGCGGCAACGGCGGCACTGGTGGTCGGGGCGCTGACGGTGTTGATGGCACCCAGGCGACCGCGCCTGGTGGCAACGGCGGCGCCGGGACCAACGGCGGCAACGGCGGCAACGGTGGCGCGGCCGGAGCCGGCGGCCGGAACGCCGACGGCAGTGCCAGCGGGTTCGACGGCACGCAGGGCAACGGCGGTAACGGTGGTGACGGCGGCGATGGCGGCAACGGCTATCAGGGCCTCAACGCAGTCAACCTCGGCGACAACGGTCAAGAAGGCGGCAGGGGCGGCGCAGCAGGGGCCGGTGGTCATGGGGGAACCGGTGCAGTCGGCGGCGCCGGCGGCAACGGCGGCAACGGTGGCCAGGGTGGCAACGGTGGCGACGGCCGCGACGGTTACGACGCAGCCGGCGACGCGAACGCCGAGGCGGGTGCCCACGGCGGCAATGCCGGCGACGGTGGCAACGGTGGTGCCGGCGGTGCCGGCGGCCATGGCGGCAACGGTGGAGCTTCCACGGCAGTCGGCGGCGTGGCAGGCGCCAACGGGAGCGGCGGCAATGGTGGTCATGGCGGCGGCGCCGGCACGCCCGGCGATGGCGGCGATGGCAAGACCGGTGACGCCGCTCACCTCGCAGGCGGTAAGGGAGGTAATGGCGGTAACGCCGGTGCGGCCGGCGCGGGTGGAGAGCGTGGCGCGGCCGGGACCGGCGGCAGCGCCGGTACTGGCACTGCGGGCCAAGAGGGGCTGGCCGGTAGCGGTGTGACCGATGTCGTCGGCAACGGAGGCAACGGTGGAAACGGCTACGACGCCGGCAGCGACGACCACGCTGCAGCGAGCACCAACGGCGGTAACGGTGGTGCTGGCGGCAATGGCGGTGACCGCGGCAATGGCGGTAACGGTGGCCACGGTGGCGATGGGACCGCTGGTGCTCAGGGCGCCGACGCCCAGAATCCAGGGGCGTCAGGAAACGCCGGCGGCGCCGGCGGATCCGGCGGTCAGGGTGGCGCCGGCGGTGCGAGCGGCACCCAGGCCGGCAATGCGGGTTCCGGAGGAAACGGCGGTCACGGAGCTAGCGGTGGTGCCGGTGGCAAGGGCAATGACGGAGCTACCGGCAGCTTCGCCAACGGCGGGACCGGCAACGGCGGCAACGGCGGCAACGGCGGATCCGGCGGTCAGGGTGGAAACGGTGGCGACGGTGGTGCGGCCGGCGCACTGAACAACGGCAGCGGCAACGCCGGAGCGCAGGGCACAGGTGGCAATGCCGGCAGCGGGGGTAATGGCGCCAACCCCGGCGACGGCGGCAACGGTGCATCCGGGATCGCCACCCACACCACCGGCGGCAACGGCGGTAACGGCGGCAACGTCGGGCACGGTGGCGCCGCAGGTACGGCGGGAGTCGGCTCGAACGGCAGTGGCCAAGCCGGTACCTCCGGCAGTGCCCCCTCCGGCGTCATTGTCGGAAACGGCGGCGATGGCGGCGCTGGCTACACGCCGGCTCCGCCGGCCACCGCGGGCCAGACCGCGGCCAACGGTGGCGCCGGCGGCAACGGCGGCAACGGGGGCGATCACGGCAACGGCGGCACGGGCGGCACCGGCGGCAACGGAGCCGACGGCGCGGATGCCACCAGCATGCAGTCCGGCGGCGGCCGCGGCGGCAACGGCGGTAACGGTGGCACCGGCGGGAAGGGTGGCCTGGGCGGGTCGGTCATGGGCTCGGACGGCGAGGTCGGTGACGGCGGCAACGGCGGTGCCGGCGGCGCGGGTGCCACGGGCGAGTTCGGCGTCAACAACGGTTACGGCGGCACCGGTGGGACCGGTGGTAACGGCGGCAACGCCGGAGGAGTCGCCGGTCAGGTCGGCAACGGCGGTACTGGTGGTACCGGTGGCGATGGCGCTGACGGCGTGCGCGGCTACAACGGTGGCACCGGAGCTCAGGGCGGCAACGGCGGAACCGGTGGAGTGGCCGGGACTGTCGGCCACGGCGGTGTAGCCGGCAACGGCGGCGACGGTGGTGCGGGCGGAACCGGCGCGGCCGGCAGCGTGACGTACGACAACGGCCAAGGCGGCAGGGGCGGAACTGGTGGTCTCGGAGGCAACGCTGGCAACGGCACCGGTACGGCCGGCAACGGCGGTGTCGGCGGCGATGGTGGCGCCGGTGCCCACGGCCAAGTCGGCTACAACAACGGCTACGGCGGCAACGGCGGAAGCGGCGGGACCGGGGGGCTGGCCGGGACGGTGGGGTCAGCCGGCCAGGTGGGCAACGGCGGTACCGGTGGGGCCGGTGGAGACGGTGCGGACGGCCAAGTCGGCTACAACAACGGCTACGGCGGCAACGGCGGCAACGGCGGCTCCGGGGGAAGCGCCGCGAACAGCACTGGCCAGGCCGGCGCCGGCGGTAACGGCGGCAACGGTGGTCATGGCCACGACGGTCAGCTGGGCTACAACAACGGCTACGGCGGCAATGGCGGCAATGGCGGCAACGGCGGGCAGAACGGATCGGTCGGCACTGCCGGACCGATCGTCAGCAGTGGCGGCAATGCAGGCGACGGAGGCAACGGCGCTGACAGCACCTCGACCGCCAACAACAGCTACGGCGGAAACGGTGGCAGTGGCGGTAACGGTGGCAATGCCGGCGCTGCCACTGGCCAGGCTGGTTCCGGCGGTAACGGCGGTACCGGTGGAAACGGCCGGGCCGGCCGGATCGACGCCAACAACGGCTACGGCGGTAACGGCGGGCGCGGTGGTAACGGCGGAAACGCCGGAAGCATCGGCACTGGTGGAATCGGCGGCAACGGTGCCTACGGCGGCGACGGCGGAGCGGGTGCGGACGGCGATATTTATCGCAACAACGGCACCGGCGGCATCGGCGGCGCCGGTGGGGCCGGTGGAGACGCGGGCACCAGCAGCCCGGACGCCTTAGACGGCCGGAGTGCGACTACGCAGGGCAGCCAGAACGGCGACGGCGGCAACGGAGGCGTCGGCGGTAACGGTGCCAACGGAGTCTCCGGGGTCAACGGCGGCAGCCCAGGAGTGGGCGGCGCGGGCGGCACGGCCGGAGCCGCTGGGACAGGTGGTTCTGGCGGCCAGGCCGGTTCTGGCGGCCAGGCTGGCGCATCGGGCGCCCCGGCCTGA
- a CDS encoding SDR family NAD(P)-dependent oxidoreductase: MTDTLLAGRAAVVVGGSRGIGRAVAQLLAACGAGVVVNGRDPGAVQDTTEAIIAAGGRAVGLAGAAHVEATAGALVQACREEYGSVDALINCAGVAEPPGSSILSVSTEQFQDLLDAHLGTAFQTCRAAAPIMVEQRRGSIINSGSVAFLGDYGGTGYPAGKGAINGLTVAVAAELAPHGVRANVVCPGAKTRLSTGDDYENHIRDLNARGLLDEISMRASLDPAPADYVAPLYAYLASDLSAEVSGSVFLASGGFLGRFERPVPAVLGYRDHQRFSPWTVDELHTMVASR; encoded by the coding sequence GTGACCGACACCCTGCTCGCCGGACGGGCAGCCGTCGTGGTCGGCGGCAGCCGCGGCATCGGGCGAGCGGTGGCGCAGCTGCTGGCGGCGTGCGGTGCCGGCGTGGTGGTCAACGGCCGGGACCCGGGAGCGGTGCAGGACACCACCGAGGCGATCATCGCAGCGGGTGGGCGCGCCGTCGGCCTGGCCGGTGCGGCCCATGTCGAGGCGACCGCCGGAGCGCTGGTCCAGGCCTGTCGGGAGGAGTACGGCAGCGTCGACGCGCTGATCAACTGCGCCGGCGTCGCCGAACCCCCTGGCTCCTCGATCCTGTCGGTGTCCACCGAGCAATTCCAGGATCTGCTCGACGCACATTTGGGAACCGCTTTTCAGACCTGCCGGGCGGCCGCGCCGATCATGGTCGAGCAGCGCCGCGGCTCGATCATCAACAGCGGGTCGGTGGCGTTTCTCGGTGATTACGGCGGCACCGGGTATCCCGCCGGCAAGGGCGCGATCAACGGCCTTACCGTGGCGGTGGCCGCGGAGCTCGCGCCCCACGGGGTGCGGGCGAATGTGGTCTGCCCCGGTGCGAAGACCCGGTTGTCCACCGGAGACGACTATGAGAACCACATCCGCGACCTGAACGCCAGAGGCCTGTTGGATGAGATCAGCATGCGGGCTTCACTGGACCCGGCCCCGGCCGACTACGTCGCCCCGCTGTACGCCTACCTGGCCAGCGACCTGTCAGCTGAAGTGAGCGGATCGGTGTTCCTGGCCTCGGGAGGCTTCCTGGGCCGCTTCGAACGGCCGGTCCCCGCGGTACTCGGATACCGCGATCACCAGCGTTTTTCGCCCTGGACCGTCGACGAACTGCACACCATGGTGGCGAGCCGCTGA
- a CDS encoding carboxymuconolactone decarboxylase family protein, whose amino-acid sequence MDELRRTGLAKMNEVYAWDMPDMPGEYFALTADHLFGRIWSRPGLSMRDKRLMTLTVVTAVGEKDLAEIQVNAALHNGELTEDELREMAIFITHYVGFPRGSGLNAVVEKVIAKRNKAAAAGKGEDKKANVAAVLDKQKGE is encoded by the coding sequence ATGGACGAACTGCGCCGTACCGGGCTGGCCAAGATGAACGAGGTCTACGCCTGGGATATGCCCGACATGCCGGGTGAGTACTTCGCGCTCACCGCCGATCACCTGTTCGGCCGGATCTGGAGCCGCCCGGGGCTTTCCATGCGCGACAAGCGGCTGATGACGCTGACGGTGGTCACCGCGGTGGGGGAGAAGGACCTGGCCGAGATCCAGGTCAACGCCGCGCTGCACAACGGCGAGCTGACCGAGGACGAGCTGCGCGAGATGGCCATCTTCATCACCCACTACGTCGGCTTCCCACGCGGATCCGGGCTGAACGCCGTGGTGGAGAAGGTGATTGCCAAGCGCAACAAGGCCGCCGCCGCGGGCAAGGGCGAGGACAAGAAGGCCAACGTCGCCGCCGTGCTGGATAAGCAGAAGGGCGAGTGA
- a CDS encoding NAD(P)-dependent oxidoreductase translates to MTVAPEEQPRLGYIGLGNMGAPMAKRLVDWPGGVTIFDLRTEAMTPLAEAGAGVAGSVAEVGANADIISITVLDDAQVRQVVAELVPTAKPGTVIAIHSTIADTTAAELAEELKPQGIHVVDAPVSGGAGAAEKGQLATMVGADRAVYEQIKPAFKQWASLVIHAGEPGAGTRMKLARNMLTFTAYAAAGEAMKLAEAAGLDLQALGRVVRHTDALTGGPGAVMFRDTTTPLQPEDFLYQPLSHTRGLGEKDLSLALGLGQATGVDLPLAQVALAELAAGLGVPHSEGLGEI, encoded by the coding sequence ATGACTGTAGCCCCGGAAGAACAACCCCGCCTCGGCTACATCGGCCTCGGCAATATGGGTGCGCCGATGGCCAAGCGTCTGGTCGACTGGCCTGGTGGCGTAACGATATTCGACCTGCGGACCGAGGCGATGACGCCACTGGCCGAGGCCGGGGCCGGCGTCGCCGGCAGCGTCGCCGAGGTCGGGGCGAACGCCGACATCATCAGCATCACCGTGCTCGACGATGCCCAGGTCCGCCAGGTGGTCGCCGAACTGGTGCCCACGGCGAAGCCGGGCACCGTCATCGCGATCCACTCGACGATCGCCGACACCACGGCCGCCGAGCTGGCCGAGGAACTCAAGCCACAGGGCATTCACGTCGTCGACGCACCGGTCAGCGGTGGTGCCGGGGCGGCCGAGAAGGGCCAATTAGCCACCATGGTCGGTGCCGATCGCGCGGTCTACGAGCAGATCAAGCCGGCATTCAAGCAGTGGGCATCGTTGGTGATCCACGCCGGGGAGCCCGGCGCGGGAACCCGAATGAAGCTGGCGCGCAACATGTTGACGTTCACCGCGTACGCGGCGGCCGGTGAAGCCATGAAATTGGCCGAGGCGGCCGGACTCGATCTGCAAGCGCTGGGCCGGGTGGTTCGCCACACCGATGCGCTGACCGGTGGTCCGGGTGCGGTCATGTTCCGCGACACCACCACCCCTCTGCAGCCGGAAGATTTCCTGTATCAACCGCTCAGCCACACTCGCGGACTCGGCGAGAAAGACCTCAGCCTCGCACTGGGATTGGGACAGGCCACCGGAGTCGACCTGCCGCTCGCCCAGGTGGCGCTCGCCGAACTCGCCGCCGGTCTGGGCGTGCCGCACTCGGAAGGACTAGGAGAGATCTGA